Genomic window (Sphingomonas sp. S1-29):
ACCGCGAAGAAGATCGCCGCGGTCAGCACCACATTGGGCAGCGCCAGCACGAAATAGGCGAAGGCGTAATCGCGCACCCGGTTCGGCCCCAGCGTTTCGGCATCGAGCCACGGCATCAGCGAACCGAGCCAGATCGCCAGCGGCACCGCGGCAAAGGCGATCGCGGCGGCGCCGAGCGCGCCCGCGAAGCGCCCGATCAGATAGTCGAACTTCACCACTCGCGTCGATCGCACCATCGGCCCGAAGCCGCTTTCGTCGTCGCGCACGATCACGTTGGCGACGAACGCGGTGGTCACGAACATGAAGAAGATCGACAGGATCAGATGCGTCTGCGCGATCGCAAAGGGCGAATTGACATGGACGTTGCCGCCGCTGCCGATCTGGATCTGGTCGATCGTCGTCGCGCCGAAGGTCAGCAGGAAGAACAGGATCGCGACGACCCAGAAGACGGGGCTGCCGAGCTGGTAGCGAAGCTCGAAGGCGGCGATACGGGCGAACATGCGCTGCGCTCCCCCGCTCAGGCGGCTTGCGCGGGCATGGGCGCGCGGCGGCTGTGCGCGAGCGTCGAGAAATAGACGTCCTCGAGCCCGCCATCGACGCTGGCGAACCCGTCGCCGGGATCGGCTGGTGCGAGGATGTGGATCACCGTCCGGCCGGCGAACAGCCGGGTCGAGATCACCTCATAGCGCTCGCGATAGGCGTCGAGCTGGTCGCGCGCGATCGTCTTGGCCCAGATGCTGCCGCGGGTCTGCGCGATCAGATCGTGCGGCGCACCTTCGCGCTGGATTCGCCCGCCCGCCAGGATCGCCATGCGCGGGCAAAGATCGGCAACGTCCTCGACGATATGCGTCGACAGGATGATGACGACATTCTCGCCGATCTCGGCGAGCAGGTTGAGGAAGCGGTTGCGCTCTTCGGGGTCGAGCCCGGCGGTCGGCTCGTCGACGATAATCAGCTCGGGATTGCCGATCAGCGCCTGCGCGATCCCGAAGCGCTGGCGCATCCCGCCCGAAAAGCCCGCGATCGCTTTCTTGCGTACCGACCATAAATTGGTCTGGTTGAGC
Coding sequences:
- a CDS encoding ABC transporter ATP-binding protein, with protein sequence MLELNNISHVYANGTRALDGVSLSIPKGMYGLLGPNGAGKSTLMRTIATLQTPTEGAITFGDIDVIAQPERLRRTLGYLPQDFGVYPRVSAYDMLDHMAVLKGVASAADRKATVETLLNQTNLWSVRKKAIAGFSGGMRQRFGIAQALIGNPELIIVDEPTAGLDPEERNRFLNLLAEIGENVVIILSTHIVEDVADLCPRMAILAGGRIQREGAPHDLIAQTRGSIWAKTIARDQLDAYRERYEVISTRLFAGRTVIHILAPADPGDGFASVDGGLEDVYFSTLAHSRRAPMPAQAA